The Arachis ipaensis cultivar K30076 chromosome B07, Araip1.1, whole genome shotgun sequence genome includes a window with the following:
- the LOC107609235 gene encoding DNA topoisomerase 6 subunit B-like translates to MDSSESPTETKKTKSKTPRKNKETVLKQKSPAEFFAENKNIAGFDNPGKSLYTTVRELVENSLDSAESISELPVVEITIEEINKSKFNSMIGLIDCERVDAELYDDYETEKAREKRLAKEARAQEIQAKNAALGKKVKETPASKGIRGRGEASFYRVICKDNGKGMPHDDIPNMFGRVLSGTKYGLKQTRGKFGLGAKMALIWSKMSTGLPIEISSSMRNQSYISFCRLDIDIHKNIPHVHVNEKRENKERWHGAEIQVVIEGNWTTYRSKILHYMRQMAVITPYAQFLFKFVSDAPEKNVTIRFSRRTDVMPPVPLETKHHPSSVDLLLIKRLIAETSKQNLLQFLQHEFVNISKSHAERLIGEMGPDFSPKMALKSLTPQQLVRIHQLFRQAKFDDPNGHCLSPAGEYNLRLGIIKELHPDMVATYSGSAQVFEGHPFIVEAGVSIGGKNVKQGLNIFRFANRIPLLFEQGADVVTRTALKRINWSSYKINQLQDKIGIFVSIVSTKIPFKGTGKEYIGDDITEIASAVKYSIQQCCIQLKSKIVKKMQAREQQERKRNLSKYIPDATGAVYNVLKDMAETQLHASKKFRYGDDDGELLRKVYENLITKETLSEKLAKHVEQVDYEMALEYATQSGVSEEPREAIYIQPLETENKIIDLHSPFFVFRMFY, encoded by the exons ATGGATAGTAGCGAAAGCCCAAccgaaacaaagaaaaccaagtCCAAGACACCTCGAAAAAACAAAGAAACCGTTCTCAAGCAAA AATCTCCCGCGGAATTCTTTGCTGAGAACAAGAACATTGCAGGATTTGATAAT CCAGGAAAATCTCTTTATACTACTGTTAGAGAGCTTGTGGAGAATTCGCTTGACTCAGCGGAATCCATATCGGAGCTTCCGGTGGTTGAGATAACCAT TGAGGAGATAAACAAAAGCAAATTTAATTCTATGATCGGTCTCATTGACTGCGAGCGTGTTGATGCGGAGTTGTACGATGATTATGAGACTGAGAAGGCCCGTGAG AAACGGTTGGCGAAAGAGGCTCGTGCTCAAGAAATACAAGCAAAGAATGCTGCCCTTGGAAAGAAAGTGAAAGAGACTCCAGCTTCAAAGGGTATCAGGGGCCGAGGCGAGGCTTCTTTTTACAGAGTTATATGCAAG GACAATGGAAAAGGAATGCCACATGATGACATCCCGAATATGTTTGGCCGAG TTCTCTCTGGGACAAAATATGGCTTGAAACAGACACGGGGGAAGTTTGGTCTTGGAGCAAAGATG GCATTAATATGGTCCAAAATGAGCACTGGGCTTCCAATTGAGATCTCTTCATCAATGAGAAACCAAAGTTATATATCATTTTGCAGGCTGGATATTGACATTCATAA GAATATTCCACATGTACATGTAAATGAAAAACGAGAGAACAAGGAGCGCTGGCATGGGGCTGAAATTCAAGTTGTCATTGAGGGGAACTGGACAACATACCGT TCAAAAATATTACATTACATGAGACAAATGGCTGTCATCACCCCTTATGCACAATTTCTATTTAAATTTGTTTCAGATGCTCCTGA AAAGAATGTCACTATAAGGTTTTCTCGAAGAACAGATGTGATGCCTCCTGTTCCCCTGGAGACAAAGCATCATCCATCGTCAGTTGATTTGCTGCTAATTAAACGCCTTATTGCTGAAACTTCGAAGCAGAACCTTTTACAATTTCTTCAACATGAATTTGTAAATATTAGTAAATCTCATGCTGAAAGATTGATAG GTGAAATGGGCCCAGACTTCAGCCCAAAAATGGCTCTTAAGTCTCTAACTCCACAGCAACTAGTACGCATTCATCAGTTATTTCGTCAAGCCAAGTTTGATGATCCTAACGGCCAT TGTCTTAGCCCTGCTGGTGAGTACAATCTCCGGCTAGGAATAATAAAAGAGCTACACCCAGACATGGTTGCAACTTATTCAGGCAG TGCTCAGGTTTTTGAAGGCCACCCATTCATAGTTGAAGCTGGAGTCAGTATCGGTGGAAAAAATGTCAAGCAA GGTTTGAATATATTTCGATTTGCGAATAGAATTCCACTACTTTTTGAGCAAGGAGCTGATGTTGTCACCAGGACTGCACTAAAGCGAATCAA TTGGAGTAGTTACAAAATCAACCAGCTACAAGACAAGATTGGCATCTTTGTTAGCATTGTGAGCACAAAAATTCCCTTCAAAGGGACTGGAAAAGAATACATTGGAGATGACATAACTGAGATTGCTTCTGCTGTCAAG TATTCCATTCAGCAGTGTTGCATCCAATTGAAATCCAAGATTGTGAAAAAGATGCAGGCACGCGAGCAGCAGGAGAGGAAACGGAATTTAAGCAA GTACATTCCTGATGCTACTGGGGCAGTGTACAATGTTTTGAAAGACATGGCAGAGACACAGTTACATGCATCAAAGAAGTTCCGTTAcggagatgatgatggagaactattaagaaaagtatatgaGAATTTGATTACTAAAGAAACGCTCAGTGAAAAACTTGCTAAACATGTTGAACAG GTGGACTATGAAATGGCGTTGGAGTATGCCACGCAGAGTGGAGTGAGCGAGGAACCAAGAGAAGCAATATATATACAACCATTGGAAACTGAGAATAAGATTATTGATTTACATTCTCCATTCTTTGTTTTTAGAATGTTTTATTAG